The sequence GCCCGCAGTCCGACTGCGGGCCGTAGCCCCGCAGCTACCTTGTGTGTCGAAGGTCCATGCGGACTCAGTGTTCGTTTCTCCCGGACTTTTCAGCAAAACCTCCCACGTGCCTTCGCCGCGGTCTTCGAGAAACAAGCCGCCCACGCGGCCGCCGGTCGGTTTGATCAGCGTGAACTTGGCGGGCGTGACGCGCGCGTCGTTGAGGACCATCACGTCGCCGGGGCGGACGAGTGTCGGCAGGTCGGAGACGACGCGGTGGACGATCGCATCAGACGCGCGCTCACAGTGGAGCAGGCGTGCGGCATCGCGCCGGTCGGCGGGACGCCGGGCGATCAGCTCGTCGGGCAACTCGAAGTCCAGTTCGTCGGTCCGCACGGCCGGACAAGGTACGCTGCTCGCCATGCCGACCTCCGACGAGACCGTCAGCCGGGGCCCGTTCCGCTGGGGCGTGCTGGGCACGGGCAACATCGCCCGGCAATTCTGCCGCGACCTGAAGGCGTTGCCGGGGCACGAGCTCCGCCTGGTCGGCAGCCGGAGCGGCAACCGCGCGGCCGACTTCGCCCGCGAGTTCGGCGGAACGGCGGCGGACGGATATCAAGGGGTTTTGGACGATCCCGGCGTCGACGCGATCTACGTCTCGCTGCCGAACACGCTGCACGCCGAGTGGACGATCAACACGCTGGGCGAAGGCCGGCACGTGCTGTGTGAGAAGCCGCTGGCGACGAGCACCGCCGAGGCGGAGGCGATGTTCGCCGCGGCTGAGAAGGCGGATCGGCACCTGGTCGAGGCGTTTATGTATCGGTGTCATCCTCAGACCCAGGCGATCGTCGAGGCGGTCCGATCGGGCGAGATCGGCGAGCTCACCCACATCCGAGCAAGCTTCTGCTACCGGACGACGCAGATCGAGGGGAACGTGCGGTTCGATGCCGACCTCGCCGGCGGAGCACTCATGGATGTGGGTTGTTACTGCCTCGACATGATGCTGCTGCTCGCCGATTCGGAGCCGACGGCGGTGTCGGCGGTGACGCGGCGGCACGACCGAGGGGTCGACGTCATGACCGCCGGGACCGTCGGCTTCGCGAACGACGTGGCGGGGACATTCTCCAGCGGCCTGGATACACAGTGCGACAACACGCTGATTGTGGCAGGTACCGGCGGGTACCTCACAACGTCGTGGCCGTGGAAACCGCAGGCGGACGCCGGGTTCACGATCAGGCACTCGCACAAGCCTCGGCAGGAGCTCAAGCCCGGCGAGTCGGCGGGTGCGCCACCCGAGCGGCGGGTCGATACGCCGGCCGATCTGCCGCTGTACGCGCTGGAGGCTCGCGCGTTCGAGCGAACGGTCCGCGCCGAGGCGGAGCCGTTCATGCCGAGGGCGGATTCGCTGCGATTGGCTCGGCTACTCGATAGGGTCCGCGAGGCGGCGGATCATTCGAGCACCCAATAGAAGCGATTATCAGCGATTTTCCTGAAGTTTCCGCTGGTAATGTCACCGTCGTCGCACGCGGCATCGATCTGGGCCATGTACGTGTCGCTGCGGGAGAAGCTGGTGTTGAAGTGGACGCCGACCGCCAGGATGACGCCGCTCTCTTCGACCTCGACGTCCCACGATCCGCCGATGGGCGTGAGGGTTTCGAAGCTTCGCTCGTCGAACATCTCCGCCAGGGCAGCCGGGCAGTCGCCGGTGTTGGTGTCGGGCGGCAGCTCGTTATGCGTTTCCATGTAAAGGGTTAGCCCTTGCTGGAAGTGGCCGAGGTTGCGGACGAAGACGTTGCGGCGAGCGTCATCGTCGCTGTCGGCCACGTTGGCCACGACCAGCGAGGCGAGGATGCCGAGGATGACGACGACGATCAGGATTTCGACAAGCGTGAAGGCTTGGCAGTGACGGGGTTGAGGCGAGGGCATCGTTCCTCCTTTGCAGGACGCGACACGTGCGGCACCGATCGATGTACGATTTGCCGCACGTATGTCAATGGCCAGCAACCAGCCGACGATGCAACGCCATCCCGGCGGGTGGACCGTCGCCACCAACGCCCACGTCAGCGGCGACGTGAAAATCGGGGAAAACGTCTCGATCTGGTTCGGCGTGAGCGTCCGGGGCGACGTCGCGGCCGTCACGATCGGACCGGGAACCAACGTCCAGGACAACGCCGTCATCCACTGCGATGCCGGCGTGCCCAACGACATCGGCCGGGACGTCACCATCGGCCACTCCGCGGTCGTGCATGGTCGGCGAGTCGGGGACGGCTCGCTCATCGGCATGGGAGCGACGCTGCTCGGCGGGAGCGAGATCGGCGAGCGGTGCCTCGTCGCCGCCGGGGCCGTGGTGCCGCCGAACATGAAGGTGCCCGACGGCACGCTCGTCGCGGGCGTGCCGGCTAAGGCCATTCGCGAGGTCAGCGATCGCGACCTCGAGTACATGCGGAAGCTCCCGCCCCACTACGTCCGGCTCGCAGGCGAACATGCCGACGGCCGGTACGAACCCGGCGGCCGGCCGTTGGAGGAGTCGACATGAGCCACTTCCGCATCGGCCACGGGCACGACGTCCACCGCGTTCAGGAGGGCGGCGTCATGAAGATCGGCGGGATCGTCGTCGCAGACGACCGCTCGTTTGTCGCCCACAGCGACGGCGACGTGGCCATCCACGCGGTCGTCGATGCGATCCTGGGTGCCCTCGGACAGGGCGACATCGGTCGGATCTTCGACAATCACGACGAGCGATGGCGCGACGCGGACAGCCGGGTCTTCCTGGACGAGGCCCGCCGTCGGATGGACCACGCCGGCTACGGCCTTTCGAACCTAGACGTCACGATCCTCGCCGAACGGCCGAAGCTGGCGGGGCACGTCGACGCGATGGCCGAGGTTTTCAGCGACGCCCTGGGCGGCCCGGCGAACGTGAAAGCCGGCACAAACGAGGGCCTCGATGCGGTCGGGCGGGGCGAAGCCATCGTCGCGACGGCCGTCGTGCTGTTGGCCGAAAAGTCGTAATCATTTGATTGACAACAGCCTCGACCGGATATGGCTCGAGGGTCCTGCGTTGAACCGGGTTGTGGTCCCGCGGGACAAGCCGTATGATGAAGGCGTGGACAATGGGGCATCGGCCAACTTGCCGCGGCTGGGCTACGCGAGAGACCGCGTTCGGCGGGCGTCGTGGCGTCTGCCGGCTGTTGCGTTTGGCGTGCTGCTGTGTGTCGCCGGGTCGTGGCTTGGCGCACGCGTCGCCCAGGTCCGGGCCCAGAGTTACCTCTATGAACGGCAAGCGGCCCGGCACGTCGAGTCGGCTGACCGCGTCGTCTTCGAGGCCGATCGTCAGCGAGCCAACGAGTTGCTGACGAGCGGGAGCGACTACCATAAGCTCGCCGTCCCGGGCTTGGAAGACGTTCCGGCCGACAGCCTTCCGGCCGTGCTGCCCGATCCTCAGAGCTTCGACGTGCTTCGCGGTGCGATCGACGAGATGTCCGACTCGATCGACGGGTACGGCGCGCTGCTCTTCCTGCACGAGCTGACCAGTGCCTCCGGTGCCCGCCGGATCGTGGCCGTGCGGTTCCTGCCGTGGGTGGTGGCCGAGGACTCGGAGTGGCGTCCGACGATGCCGGCCGGCCTAGTCGCCTACGTCTTCGAGCCGGGCGGCGTGACGGGCGAACCGTCGCTCGTCGAGACGTCGCACGCACCGCTGCTGTTGCCAGCCCGGTCGTCGTCGCGCGTGTGCATGACGCAAACGCTGCCTGTGGTGGACGACCTGTTCGACCCGTACGCCAGCATCTCCGACGCCGGCCTTCGCTGGTTCGCCGGACAGCCCGACGAGACGAACCCGGCCCACTTCACCGTCGCCTTCGAAGTCGACG is a genomic window of Planctomycetota bacterium containing:
- a CDS encoding gamma carbonic anhydrase family protein, which encodes MASNQPTMQRHPGGWTVATNAHVSGDVKIGENVSIWFGVSVRGDVAAVTIGPGTNVQDNAVIHCDAGVPNDIGRDVTIGHSAVVHGRRVGDGSLIGMGATLLGGSEIGERCLVAAGAVVPPNMKVPDGTLVAGVPAKAIREVSDRDLEYMRKLPPHYVRLAGEHADGRYEPGGRPLEEST
- a CDS encoding Gfo/Idh/MocA family oxidoreductase, with the translated sequence MPTSDETVSRGPFRWGVLGTGNIARQFCRDLKALPGHELRLVGSRSGNRAADFAREFGGTAADGYQGVLDDPGVDAIYVSLPNTLHAEWTINTLGEGRHVLCEKPLATSTAEAEAMFAAAEKADRHLVEAFMYRCHPQTQAIVEAVRSGEIGELTHIRASFCYRTTQIEGNVRFDADLAGGALMDVGCYCLDMMLLLADSEPTAVSAVTRRHDRGVDVMTAGTVGFANDVAGTFSSGLDTQCDNTLIVAGTGGYLTTSWPWKPQADAGFTIRHSHKPRQELKPGESAGAPPERRVDTPADLPLYALEARAFERTVRAEAEPFMPRADSLRLARLLDRVREAADHSSTQ
- the ispF gene encoding 2-C-methyl-D-erythritol 2,4-cyclodiphosphate synthase, whose amino-acid sequence is MSHFRIGHGHDVHRVQEGGVMKIGGIVVADDRSFVAHSDGDVAIHAVVDAILGALGQGDIGRIFDNHDERWRDADSRVFLDEARRRMDHAGYGLSNLDVTILAERPKLAGHVDAMAEVFSDALGGPANVKAGTNEGLDAVGRGEAIVATAVVLLAEKS
- a CDS encoding type II secretion system protein, which encodes MPSPQPRHCQAFTLVEILIVVVILGILASLVVANVADSDDDARRNVFVRNLGHFQQGLTLYMETHNELPPDTNTGDCPAALAEMFDERSFETLTPIGGSWDVEVEESGVILAVGVHFNTSFSRSDTYMAQIDAACDDGDITSGNFRKIADNRFYWVLE
- a CDS encoding S-adenosylmethionine:tRNA ribosyltransferase-isomerase; translated protein: MRTDELDFELPDELIARRPADRRDAARLLHCERASDAIVHRVVSDLPTLVRPGDVMVLNDARVTPAKFTLIKPTGGRVGGLFLEDRGEGTWEVLLKSPGETNTESAWTFDTQGSCGATARSRTAG